A genomic stretch from Etheostoma cragini isolate CJK2018 chromosome 8, CSU_Ecrag_1.0, whole genome shotgun sequence includes:
- the syt19 gene encoding synaptotagmin-2 — protein sequence MVPLMDYPAPMGLLSAAGELSMPFSNTVKYCILGISVTLLLLALGILAWQAFRCCTQTHTTYPRQDTVNSEVLYSKEKSQTAGNFSKAPTTRVEEVSTEVCRRSRCLSQASFPPSGSRQAEGNMGEQSNITNVVNGSLRFSLYYDQRQSQLVVTVLQVEGLLKHSQMRSLQPFVNLRLMWAGSEGGDLDDCTDGEGEGTASALWTVLQEWRTRIVKGSCNPLYGDEFSCILQQDKELHHINLRMEVRDFDKFSRHTVLGEVRVPLGQLNICYPLELQEDLKIPQKDLVGEVLLSLKILPTSQRLEVGLLKVKTGPTEICSDAALYARISVQCNQSKLRYQKTSAVARCLVTVFNEVLMFSLPEFPLEQCKILVYVYETHKTKKSTKNLIGQLTVGKEKSSEDKHWNLMMRSIRQPIAKWHGLLI from the exons ATGGTTCCACTGATGGACTATCCAGCCCCGATGGGGCTGCTGTCTGCTGCTGGAGAACTGAGTATGCCGTTCTCCAACACAGTCAAGTACTGCATCCTGGGAATCTCGGTCACTCTTCTTCTGCTGGCGCTGGGCATCTTGGCATGGCAGGCCTTCAGAtgttgcacacagacacacaccacatacCCGCGGCAAGATACTG TGAACAGTGAGGTGCTGTACTcaaaagaaaagtcacaaaCAGCAGGAAACTTCTCAAAAGCTCCAACTACTAGG GTGGAGGAAGTCAGCACAGAGGTGTGCAGGCGGAGTCGGTGTCTGTCTCAAGCCTCGTTTCCCCCTTCAGGATCCCGCCAGGCAGAGGGGAATATGGGAGAGCAGTCCAACATTACAAATGTG GTCAATGGGTCTCTACGGTTTTCCCTCTACTATGACCAGCGGCAGTCCCAGCTGGTGGTAACCGTCCTGCAGGTGGAGGGGCTTCTGAAGCACAGCCAGATGCGTAGCCTCCAGCCATTTGTTAACCTAAGACTTATGTGGGCAGGTTCAGAGGGAGGGGATTTGGACGACTGCACGGATGGGGAG GGCGAAGGGACTGCATCTGCCCTGTGGACAGTGCTGCAGGAGTGGCGGACTCGCATTGTAAAGGGCAGCTGTAACCCTTTATATGGAGACGAGTTCAGCTGCATTCTGCAACAGGATAAGGAGCTTCATCACATCAACCTCCGGATGGAG gTGAGGGACTTTGATAAATTCTCCAGACACACAGTGTTAGGAGAGGTGAGGGTACCTCTAGGGCAGCTCAACATCTGCTACCCTCTGGAGCTACAAGAAGATCTGAAGATACCCCAGAAG GATCTTGTTGGAGAGGTGCTTCTGTCTTTGAAGATTCTTCCCACTTCTCAGAGGCTTGAGGTTGGACTGCTAAAGGTCAAAACAGGCCCCACTGAAATATGCTCAGATGCAG CCCTTTATGCCAGGATCAGTGTGCAATGCAACCAGAGCAAGTTGAGGTACCAAAAAACCTCTGCAGTGGCACGCTGCCTGGTGACTGTCTTCAATGAGGTCCTCATGTTCTCCCTGCCAGAATTTCCCCTGGAGCAGTGTAAAATATTGGTTTATGTGTATGAAACTCACAAAACTAAGAAATCAACCAAAAATCTGATTGGACAGTTGACTGTGGGGAAGGAGAAGAGTTCAGAAGACAAGCACTGGAACTTAATGATGCGCTCAATCCGCCAGCCAATAGCAAAGTGGCATGGCCTACTGATCTAA